TCGAGATCCCACGCGCGCTCAATATCGCTGAATGAGAGACGGAAATTACAGATAAGCCCTTTGATCACATCCCGGCGAATGCAGTCATCGCGGGTCAGCGCAATGCCGCGCCACAGCGCATTTCCCTGCTCATCAACCTGCTGATAGTAGTGTTTGAGCTCTTTCTGGTTTTGCGCATAGCTGTCGCCAATCATGCTGATGGCAGAGACGCCAAGGCCCAGCAGATCGCTGTCGCCCTGAGTGGTGTAACCCTGGAAGTTGCGGTGCAGCACGCCGTTGCGCTGGGCAATCGCCAGTTCATCATCCGGACGGGCAAAGTGATCCATGCCGATAAACTGATACCCGGATGCGGTCAGCGAGGAGATGGTCTGCTGCAGGATATCGAGCTTCTGCTGCGCCGAAGGCAGATCCGCGTCTTTGATTTTACGCTGGGCGGCAAAGAGCGTCGGCAGATGTGCATAGTTGAAGACGCTTAAGCGATCGGGGCTGAGTTCGCCGACGCGTTGCAGCGTATAGGCGAAACTCTCCGGCGTCTGTTTGGGCAGGCCATAGATCAGGTCAATATTGGTCGAGGTAAAGCCGATGTCGCGCGCGTGGTTAAGCAGAGCAAAGATAAACGATTCATCCTGTTCGCGGTTAACCAGCCGCTGCACCTCTTTATTAAAATCCTGCACGCCCATGCTGAGGCGGTTAAACCCTTCCCCACGCAGATGGTCGAGCACATCCAGTTCAATTTCGCGCGGGTCGACCTCAATGGAGATCTCCGCCTCGGCATCAAAGGCGAAGTTGCCGCGCAGCAGCGCCATCAGGCGGCTGATCTGTGCTTTGTTGAGATAGGTTGGCGTACCGCCGCCCCAGTGCAGCTGGCTGACGTGACGGCCTTTAAACAGCGGCGCGCGGTGGATAATCTCCTGCTCCAGCGCATCGAGGTATTGATCGGCTTTATGCTGCTGGCGGGTGACGATTTTATTGCAGCCGCAGAAGTAGCAGAGCTTGTGGCAAAACGGGATATGAACGTAGAGCGAAAGCGGACGTTCAGGGTAACGCGCCACGGCGCGGTGAAAATCCGCTTCGCCAAAGGCGTCAGAAAACTCAAGCGCGGTGGGATAGGACGTGTAACGCGGCCCGGAATAGTTATATTTCTGGATCAGGGCCAGATCCCAGTCGATGACGTGCTCAGACATTGCTTACTCCTTCCGATGACGCCGCTGGCGATACCGGCGGCCTGGGCCGATCCCGTTTCGGGTTATCAGCCGGTTGCGCAGCCACTGTTTGCGCCGCGACAACCGCTGTAGTTTAACGAATAACCACACCAGATAACATATAACCGGAAGGGTTATAAGCAGGACGGGAAGCCCCATAAGAAAGGATTAGTTGCCGCCCTTGAGCAGACGCATCATATCTTCCTTACGCTCCTCTTCCTCTTCTTCTTCGTCATCATCGTAAGAGAGGCCCAGCTTCTGCATCAGCTCATCAATACGATCCAGTTTGGCATCAACCCATTTCTGCTCGTCGGCGCTCAGGGTTTCGCCCTCTTCAAGACGTTCAAGTAGCGCATCCAGGCGCTCATCCGTTTCCAGCATCTCTAATTCAGCCTGTGGTGAAAGCATAGGTTTCTCACTCTTCGGTTTGTGCTGCTTAGTGACTGGCGTGTCGGTAACACCCAGCGGAATCGGTGTTTTACTGCCAATACGCGGATCTTTCTGCGCTTTGCCCTTGCCGGAGCCTGAAGCGTTATCGCCACCGTTCGCGCGGCTGCCTGAAGCGTTGCCGCGATGCCGTTTATCACGCTTACGTTCGCGGCCTTCCTGGTTCAACTCTTCACGGGTTTTACGGCGCACTTTGCCGCGCGGTTGGGTAGACGGTTTTTTCATCATAGGGGTCTTAGGTGGTTTTTCATCAGTATAGAATTGCGGCGGAATCTAGCAGAAAGCAAGCAAAGAAAAAAGGCGGCAGTGTAAACTGTCGCCTTTTTTCTTGACCCTGACCCGTAAAGGGCTCTACGTTCCCTGTTTGCTGTCAACGTGCCCTGTTTTTCCATTAGCATCAACACTCCGTGTTGCGGTC
This Kosakonia cowanii JCM 10956 = DSM 18146 DNA region includes the following protein-coding sequences:
- the hemN gene encoding oxygen-independent coproporphyrinogen III oxidase, producing the protein MSEHVIDWDLALIQKYNYSGPRYTSYPTALEFSDAFGEADFHRAVARYPERPLSLYVHIPFCHKLCYFCGCNKIVTRQQHKADQYLDALEQEIIHRAPLFKGRHVSQLHWGGGTPTYLNKAQISRLMALLRGNFAFDAEAEISIEVDPREIELDVLDHLRGEGFNRLSMGVQDFNKEVQRLVNREQDESFIFALLNHARDIGFTSTNIDLIYGLPKQTPESFAYTLQRVGELSPDRLSVFNYAHLPTLFAAQRKIKDADLPSAQQKLDILQQTISSLTASGYQFIGMDHFARPDDELAIAQRNGVLHRNFQGYTTQGDSDLLGLGVSAISMIGDSYAQNQKELKHYYQQVDEQGNALWRGIALTRDDCIRRDVIKGLICNFRLSFSDIERAWDLDFQDYFAEDLQLLAPLIKDGLVERDEQGLQVTAKGRLLIRNICMCFDVYLRQKARLQQFSRVI
- the yihI gene encoding Der GTPase-activating protein YihI, translated to MKKPSTQPRGKVRRKTREELNQEGRERKRDKRHRGNASGSRANGGDNASGSGKGKAQKDPRIGSKTPIPLGVTDTPVTKQHKPKSEKPMLSPQAELEMLETDERLDALLERLEEGETLSADEQKWVDAKLDRIDELMQKLGLSYDDDEEEEEEERKEDMMRLLKGGN